From Halotia branconii CENA392, the proteins below share one genomic window:
- a CDS encoding chlorophyll a/b-binding protein: MTNATTTTTKITTPVIEDRNAWRWGFTPQAEIWNGRLAMIGFLAAVLIELFSGKGFLHFWGIL; encoded by the coding sequence ATGACTAACGCAACTACAACCACCACAAAAATTACCACCCCCGTAATTGAAGATCGCAATGCTTGGCGTTGGGGTTTTACTCCTCAAGCAGAAATTTGGAACGGTCGTTTGGCAATGATCGGCTTTTTAGCAGCAGTACTAATTGAGCTTTTCTCTGGTAAAGGCTTTTTACACTTCTGGGGTATTTTATAA
- the gyrA gene encoding DNA gyrase subunit A gives MAKQLNLLSTGQVITTALHTEMQRSYLEYAMSVIVGRALPDVRDGLKPVHRRILYAMHELGLTPDRPYRKCARVVGDVLGKYHPHGDQAVYDALVRLVQEFSSRYPLLAGHGNFGSVDNDPPAAMRYTETRLSPISHEGMLAEIGDETVEFIGNFDNSQQEPTVLPAQLPFLLLNGCAGIAVGMATNIPPHNLEEVVDGLIALIDQPDLSDEKLLKLIPGPDFPTGGEIVGDTGIKEAYSTGKGGILLRGVATLEEIAPVRGSKRRTAIIITELPYQVNKAGWIEKVADLVNQGRLQGISDLRDESDREGMRVVIELKRDTDPQEVLQHLYHQTALQTTFGAILLAIVDGQPRQLSLRQILQEFLNFREETLNRRYGYELDKAESRLHVVAGLLKALSNLDAVIEILRRAADGSTAKINLCTQLDLSEVQGDAILAMPLRRLTSLEQQNLQQEFDQLSEQISLLQRLLSDRRELLKSMKKDLRSLKRKYGNPRRTKLLPNISETKLQENKKTSKKGSDSDNPKSQILTPKLEQSPEAAVLEFTQRGYVRHTQPSGRKSKTENGLHDHDFIIQTELTDTEKELLVLTSSGKLYPVQVGEIPLTTGRSSRGTPLITTLTSTAQSAQEAVVSRLLLPENLDTQQLILLTKHGRIKRLSLEELTNLTRRGITILKLKDNDELSYTQFTTPGEHLVLASSSGRVLRFAANDEQLPVMGRTAMGLQAFRLLRNQQMVGCVTVGKDDQLLLVTQEGYAKRIAASQLRAASRGDLGTQAVKFGNKTDNLAGMVKAIASAEVALVTNKERVVKIPVETVPILGRDGKGESILQLSRDEKIITVAEVR, from the coding sequence ATGGCCAAACAGTTAAACCTTCTCTCAACGGGACAGGTGATCACAACAGCCCTGCACACCGAGATGCAACGGTCTTACTTGGAATATGCCATGAGTGTGATTGTTGGGCGGGCGTTACCAGACGTGCGTGATGGCTTAAAACCTGTGCATCGGCGGATTTTATATGCTATGCACGAGTTGGGACTGACACCCGATAGACCCTATCGTAAATGTGCTCGTGTCGTGGGAGACGTGCTGGGTAAATACCATCCCCACGGGGATCAAGCGGTTTACGATGCTTTAGTCAGACTAGTACAGGAATTTTCTAGTCGCTATCCTTTACTAGCAGGACACGGTAACTTTGGCAGCGTTGATAACGATCCACCAGCGGCGATGCGTTATACAGAAACGCGTCTTTCACCTATTAGCCATGAGGGAATGCTGGCAGAAATTGGTGATGAAACGGTGGAATTTATTGGTAACTTCGATAATTCCCAGCAAGAACCAACAGTGTTACCTGCTCAGTTGCCGTTTTTATTGCTGAATGGTTGTGCTGGTATTGCTGTAGGTATGGCAACGAATATTCCTCCACACAACTTAGAAGAAGTGGTTGATGGCTTAATTGCTTTAATCGATCAACCGGATTTATCAGATGAAAAATTATTAAAATTAATTCCTGGCCCAGACTTTCCTACTGGTGGGGAAATAGTTGGTGATACAGGAATTAAAGAAGCATACAGCACTGGTAAAGGTGGAATTTTATTGCGAGGAGTCGCAACGCTGGAGGAAATTGCACCTGTTAGAGGTAGTAAGCGGCGGACAGCAATCATTATTACAGAATTGCCTTATCAAGTGAATAAAGCAGGTTGGATTGAGAAAGTAGCAGATTTAGTCAATCAAGGCCGTCTGCAAGGAATTTCTGATCTGCGGGACGAAAGCGATCGCGAAGGGATGCGGGTAGTAATTGAACTCAAACGTGATACCGATCCTCAAGAAGTTCTCCAGCACTTGTATCACCAAACCGCTTTACAAACAACTTTTGGCGCAATTCTCTTAGCAATAGTAGATGGACAACCCCGCCAGTTAAGCTTGCGGCAAATATTGCAGGAGTTTTTGAACTTCAGAGAAGAAACGTTAAATCGTCGCTACGGTTATGAGTTGGATAAAGCGGAAAGTCGGTTGCATGTAGTCGCAGGGTTACTCAAAGCCTTGTCTAATTTAGATGCAGTCATTGAAATTTTGCGCCGTGCTGCCGATGGTAGTACAGCAAAAATCAACCTTTGTACTCAATTAGATTTGAGTGAGGTACAAGGAGATGCAATTTTAGCTATGCCGTTGCGCCGCCTCACAAGTTTAGAACAACAGAACTTGCAGCAAGAGTTTGACCAACTTAGTGAGCAAATTAGTTTATTACAAAGATTACTCAGCGATCGCCGAGAATTACTCAAGTCAATGAAAAAAGACTTGCGATCGCTCAAGCGTAAGTATGGCAATCCCCGACGCACTAAACTCTTACCTAATATTAGTGAAACAAAGCTACAAGAAAATAAAAAAACAAGCAAAAAAGGATCTGATTCAGATAATCCTAAATCCCAAATCCTAACTCCTAAGTTAGAACAATCACCAGAAGCAGCGGTTTTAGAATTTACCCAACGGGGTTATGTACGCCACACTCAACCATCAGGGAGAAAGTCGAAAACAGAAAACGGTCTGCACGATCATGATTTCATCATCCAAACCGAGTTGACCGATACAGAAAAAGAATTGCTGGTATTAACTAGTAGTGGCAAACTCTACCCAGTGCAGGTAGGAGAAATTCCCTTAACTACTGGACGTTCTTCAAGAGGAACACCATTAATTACTACACTTACTAGTACTGCTCAAAGCGCTCAAGAAGCTGTAGTAAGCCGCCTTTTACTACCAGAAAATTTAGATACTCAACAGCTAATTTTGCTGACAAAACACGGACGAATCAAACGCTTGTCTTTAGAAGAATTGACTAATCTGACTCGTCGCGGAATTACGATTTTGAAGCTTAAAGATAACGATGAATTGTCATATACTCAGTTCACCACTCCAGGGGAACACTTAGTTTTAGCTAGTTCCAGTGGGCGAGTATTGCGGTTTGCAGCCAATGATGAGCAATTACCTGTCATGGGTCGCACAGCAATGGGTTTACAAGCATTTAGACTGTTGAGAAATCAGCAAATGGTTGGCTGTGTCACTGTAGGTAAAGATGACCAACTGCTATTAGTTACTCAAGAAGGATATGCCAAGCGAATAGCTGCAAGTCAATTAAGAGCAGCTAGTCGGGGTGATTTAGGTACGCAAGCGGTGAAATTTGGCAATAAAACTGACAATTTAGCTGGTATGGTGAAGGCGATCGCTTCTGCTGAAGTAGCACTAGTTACTAACAAAGAACGAGTAGTCAAAATACCTGTAGAAACAGTGCCTATTTTAGGTAGAGATGGTAAGGGTGAAAGCATCCTGCAACTTAGCCGTGATGAGAAAATTATCACTGTTGCCGAAGTTCGTTAG
- a CDS encoding response regulator, with protein MKTVLIVEDDLINARVFSKILTKRGGLDVKHTENVEEVISIAQSGEADLILMDVSLSRSVYQGKSVDGIKITQMLKSDPKTANLPVILVTAHAMEGDRENFLKQSGADGYISKPVVDHQQFVDQILALLPIDNH; from the coding sequence ATGAAAACCGTTCTAATTGTTGAAGACGATTTAATTAATGCTCGTGTTTTTTCCAAAATTTTGACCAAGCGCGGCGGTTTGGATGTGAAACACACTGAAAATGTAGAAGAAGTAATAAGCATTGCCCAATCAGGAGAAGCAGACCTAATTTTAATGGATGTTTCTCTTTCCAGAAGTGTTTACCAAGGTAAATCTGTTGATGGAATTAAAATTACACAAATGCTGAAATCTGACCCCAAGACAGCAAATTTGCCTGTTATTTTGGTAACAGCACACGCAATGGAAGGCGATCGCGAGAACTTTCTCAAGCAAAGCGGCGCTGATGGTTACATCTCTAAACCTGTTGTAGACCATCAACAGTTTGTTGATCAAATCTTGGCACTTCTCCCCATAGATAATCACTAA
- a CDS encoding tetratricopeptide repeat protein yields MPKHISLISLLIVCSLWSMPKAAHAQALVPHTLQLDPTKLEKQGLSLAQEAAQLGQFQQFELALPRARLASQLAPQNDKVWFLLGGLQLQTKDFDAAIAALKKAQSINPKNPDVLFALGSANFQQEKYQAAISNYQAGLQLKPNDPDGLFDLGNAYYMLNRLPDAIAQYNKAVSQDQKFWPAINNIGLIKYEQGDTEGAIKQWQSAVSIDKQAAEPLLALAVGLYNKGDRQQALKMGESALRIDGRYGDLDFLKQNLWGDRLLSDTKKFLELPSIQAALEQSQRPEPTQ; encoded by the coding sequence GTGCCTAAACATATTAGTTTAATTTCTCTTCTAATTGTCTGTAGTTTGTGGAGTATGCCTAAAGCAGCTCATGCACAGGCACTTGTACCACATACACTGCAATTAGATCCAACAAAGTTGGAGAAGCAGGGGTTGAGTTTAGCACAAGAAGCGGCTCAACTAGGACAATTTCAACAGTTTGAATTGGCTTTACCAAGGGCTAGACTGGCCAGTCAACTAGCTCCTCAGAATGATAAGGTATGGTTTTTGTTGGGTGGTTTGCAACTGCAAACCAAAGATTTCGATGCGGCGATCGCTGCCTTGAAAAAGGCACAATCAATCAATCCTAAAAATCCTGACGTTTTATTTGCTTTGGGTTCAGCTAATTTTCAACAAGAAAAATATCAAGCAGCTATTAGCAATTATCAAGCGGGTTTGCAGTTAAAACCTAATGACCCAGATGGATTGTTTGATTTGGGTAATGCTTACTATATGCTAAATCGATTGCCCGATGCGATCGCTCAGTACAATAAAGCCGTATCTCAAGATCAAAAATTCTGGCCAGCAATTAACAATATTGGCTTAATCAAATATGAGCAAGGTGACACTGAAGGAGCAATTAAGCAATGGCAAAGTGCTGTTAGTATTGACAAACAAGCCGCAGAACCATTGTTAGCACTGGCAGTAGGACTTTATAACAAAGGTGATCGTCAACAAGCTCTAAAAATGGGAGAATCTGCACTCCGAATTGATGGGCGTTATGGCGATTTAGACTTCCTCAAGCAAAATCTTTGGGGCGATCGCTTACTGTCTGATACGAAAAAATTCTTAGAACTACCCAGTATCCAAGCTGCCTTAGAACAAAGCCAAAGACCAGAACCTACTCAATAA